In Mucilaginibacter celer, one DNA window encodes the following:
- a CDS encoding glycoside hydrolase family 2 protein codes for MKKTPLLLSLLFAACLSANAQQGDWHLIKDRITTPWAEKVDPKAPLPEYPRPQMVRGNWQNLNGLWNYAIVPKATTGPAKYDGKILVPFAVESALSGVGKTVGKDSMLWYKTTISLNKTLKGKEVLMHFGAVDWRTEVFVNGKSAGIHEGGFDPFTFNITPYLKGGSKQDITVSVWDPTDDGPQPRGKQVKKPEGIWYTPVTGIWQTVWLEGVAKTHIDATKQTPDIDNHTLSVSAEVSNSQPGDKLKISAWSGKTLVSEKTIDAGETAVLDIKDQHLWSTTDPFLYDLKVAVTRGGKAVDEIGSYFAMRKISLGADANGIQRMLLNNKFVFQYGPLDQGWWPDGLYTPPTYEAMSYDIDKLKAMGFNMIRKHIKVEPARYYTYCDKMGMLLWQDMPSGDLGNHWENRPGVLDRATDQQRTPESEGYYRKEWNAIINSLYNYPCIVVWTPFNEAWGQFKTVEITEWTKKKDPSRLVNSASGGNFYDTGDIVDLHNYPHPAMPRPEIFGKTKAVVLGEFGGLGWPVEGHNWQSNKNWGYQTFKNADDLFKRYSTFTDRLEELIKVGLSAAVYTQTTDVEGEVNGFMTYDRKMIKMPVELLQKANSKLYNEALVK; via the coding sequence ATGAAAAAAACACCACTACTCCTGTCCCTTCTTTTTGCTGCCTGTTTATCCGCCAATGCACAGCAAGGCGATTGGCACCTGATCAAAGACAGGATCACTACACCATGGGCCGAAAAAGTTGACCCAAAAGCACCTCTTCCCGAATATCCCCGCCCGCAAATGGTACGCGGCAACTGGCAAAACCTTAATGGTTTGTGGAACTATGCCATTGTGCCTAAAGCCACTACTGGTCCGGCTAAATATGATGGAAAGATATTGGTGCCTTTCGCGGTCGAGTCGGCATTATCTGGTGTGGGTAAAACGGTGGGTAAGGATAGCATGCTGTGGTACAAAACAACCATCAGCCTAAATAAAACATTAAAAGGTAAAGAAGTACTGATGCACTTTGGCGCGGTAGACTGGCGTACCGAAGTATTTGTAAATGGTAAAAGCGCCGGCATTCATGAAGGCGGCTTTGATCCGTTCACGTTCAACATTACCCCTTATTTAAAAGGCGGTTCGAAACAAGACATTACCGTAAGCGTGTGGGACCCTACAGATGACGGGCCTCAGCCACGTGGTAAACAAGTTAAAAAGCCCGAAGGGATCTGGTACACACCGGTTACAGGCATCTGGCAAACTGTTTGGCTGGAAGGCGTTGCCAAAACCCATATCGACGCTACCAAACAAACCCCTGACATTGACAATCACACACTATCGGTTTCGGCCGAAGTTAGCAATAGCCAGCCCGGCGATAAGCTGAAGATCAGCGCCTGGAGCGGCAAAACCCTTGTATCCGAAAAAACAATTGACGCGGGCGAAACGGCAGTGCTGGATATTAAAGATCAGCATCTATGGTCAACTACCGATCCGTTTTTGTATGACCTGAAAGTGGCTGTTACCCGCGGAGGCAAAGCTGTTGATGAGATAGGCAGCTACTTTGCCATGCGTAAAATTTCGCTTGGTGCCGATGCTAATGGTATTCAGCGTATGTTGCTGAACAACAAATTTGTATTTCAATATGGCCCGCTTGATCAGGGTTGGTGGCCTGATGGCTTGTATACCCCGCCAACTTACGAAGCCATGAGCTATGATATTGATAAGCTGAAAGCGATGGGCTTCAACATGATCCGTAAACACATTAAAGTTGAGCCTGCCCGTTACTATACCTATTGCGATAAAATGGGTATGCTGTTATGGCAGGATATGCCAAGCGGCGATCTGGGCAACCATTGGGAAAACCGCCCGGGGGTGCTGGACCGCGCTACTGATCAGCAGCGCACACCGGAATCTGAAGGTTATTACCGTAAAGAATGGAACGCCATCATCAACTCACTTTATAATTACCCTTGTATTGTGGTTTGGACCCCGTTCAATGAAGCCTGGGGCCAGTTTAAAACTGTGGAGATAACCGAATGGACCAAGAAAAAAGATCCATCGCGTTTGGTGAACAGCGCCAGCGGCGGTAATTTTTACGATACCGGCGATATCGTTGATCTGCACAACTACCCGCACCCTGCTATGCCTCGTCCCGAAATTTTCGGCAAAACCAAGGCGGTTGTTTTAGGCGAGTTTGGTGGTTTAGGCTGGCCTGTTGAAGGCCATAACTGGCAGAGTAATAAAAACTGGGGCTACCAAACTTTTAAAAATGCCGATGACCTGTTTAAGCGTTATTCAACCTTTACCGATAGATTAGAAGAGCTGATAAAAGTTGGCTTATCAGCAGCTGTTTACACCCAAACCACCGATGTGGAAGGTGAGGTGAACGGCTTTATGACCTACGACAGGAAGATGATCAAAATGCCTGTAGAATTGTTACAAAAGGCCAATAGCAAATTGTACAACGAGGCCCTGGTTAAATAA
- a CDS encoding beta-L-arabinofuranosidase domain-containing protein, whose amino-acid sequence MTIKNSIKLMRREVCLSVAIICAGFATASAQGVKATTVTTVDNKASNTLYVSNRAPLQKQYFTKLPTGSIKAGGWMKKMLELQRDGLTGNLGEISVWLSKTNNAWLNKEGKGEYGWEELPYWLKGYADIAYTLGDKKMIAETKFWIDAVLNNQRDNGDFGPAVEHNGNRDLWTNMPMLWCLQSYYEYSKDPRVIPFMTKYFKYELATPDNKFLEDYWENSRGGDNILSVYWLYNRTGDKFLLDLATKLDKNTADWRQANNLPNWHNVNVAQCFREPATYYLQSHDKKDLDATYHDFKLIRDIYGQVPGGMFGADENARKGYDDPRQAVETCGLVEQMTSDQMLLGATGDRFWAENCEDVAFNTFPAAFMPDYRALRYLTAPNMIVSDGKNHHPGIANEGPFLMMNPFGSRCCQHNHSAGWVYYVENSWMATPDNGIAALLYTEGKVSAKVGKGTEVSITETSHYPFQDQISFTVNTPKTVDFPLYLRIPAWCKDASVKVNGVAVNVNTSTGDYIRVAKNWKNGDKVTLQLPMQLKVQEWAKNKNSVSVSYGPLTYSLKIKEEYTKGDNLKDAQGDSHWQPTADPSKWPSFNIYAASPWNYGLLIDEQHPEKSLEVVHRAWPKDNNPFTNATAPIELKAKGKQLPGWKVDETGLCGVLPQSPVKTEEPAKELTLVPMGGARLRISAFPVAE is encoded by the coding sequence ATGACTATCAAAAACAGTATAAAACTAATGCGCAGGGAGGTTTGCCTTTCGGTGGCGATAATATGTGCGGGCTTTGCCACGGCAAGTGCCCAGGGAGTGAAAGCAACAACAGTTACCACGGTTGATAATAAAGCTTCTAATACTTTATATGTGAGCAACCGTGCGCCACTGCAAAAACAATATTTTACAAAATTGCCTACCGGGAGCATCAAAGCCGGCGGCTGGATGAAAAAGATGCTGGAGCTGCAACGCGATGGCTTAACCGGCAACCTGGGCGAGATCAGCGTGTGGCTTTCAAAAACCAACAATGCCTGGTTAAACAAAGAAGGCAAAGGCGAATACGGTTGGGAAGAATTACCTTACTGGCTGAAGGGCTATGCAGATATCGCTTATACTTTAGGTGATAAAAAAATGATTGCCGAAACCAAGTTCTGGATAGACGCGGTGCTGAATAATCAAAGGGATAACGGCGATTTCGGTCCGGCGGTTGAGCATAATGGTAACCGCGATTTGTGGACCAATATGCCGATGCTGTGGTGCCTGCAATCGTACTACGAGTACAGCAAAGATCCGCGCGTGATCCCTTTCATGACCAAATACTTCAAATACGAATTAGCCACTCCGGATAACAAATTTTTGGAAGATTACTGGGAGAACAGCCGCGGCGGCGATAACATACTGAGCGTGTACTGGCTGTATAACCGCACAGGCGACAAGTTTTTACTTGACCTTGCCACCAAGCTTGACAAAAACACTGCCGACTGGCGCCAGGCCAATAACCTGCCCAACTGGCACAATGTTAACGTAGCCCAATGTTTCCGCGAACCTGCAACGTACTACCTGCAAAGCCACGATAAAAAAGATCTGGACGCTACGTATCACGATTTTAAACTGATCCGTGATATTTACGGCCAGGTACCGGGGGGTATGTTTGGTGCCGACGAAAATGCACGTAAAGGATATGATGACCCACGCCAGGCAGTTGAAACCTGCGGCCTCGTTGAGCAAATGACATCCGACCAGATGCTATTAGGCGCAACCGGAGACCGCTTCTGGGCCGAAAACTGCGAAGATGTGGCTTTCAATACCTTCCCGGCGGCTTTTATGCCTGATTACCGCGCGTTGCGTTACCTTACCGCGCCTAACATGATTGTTAGCGATGGTAAAAACCACCATCCCGGTATTGCTAACGAAGGCCCGTTTTTAATGATGAATCCTTTTGGTAGCCGTTGCTGCCAGCATAACCACTCGGCCGGCTGGGTTTATTATGTAGAGAACAGCTGGATGGCTACGCCGGATAACGGTATAGCTGCCCTGCTTTACACCGAAGGTAAGGTGAGCGCCAAAGTTGGTAAAGGCACCGAAGTGAGCATTACCGAAACCAGCCACTATCCATTCCAGGATCAGATCAGCTTTACAGTTAATACACCAAAAACGGTTGATTTCCCGCTTTATCTCCGCATCCCGGCCTGGTGTAAAGACGCTTCGGTTAAGGTGAATGGTGTTGCCGTTAATGTGAATACTTCAACAGGCGATTACATCCGCGTAGCTAAAAATTGGAAAAATGGCGATAAGGTAACCCTGCAATTGCCAATGCAATTAAAAGTACAGGAGTGGGCTAAAAACAAAAACAGCGTGAGCGTTAGCTATGGTCCGCTTACTTATTCGCTTAAAATTAAAGAGGAATATACCAAAGGCGATAATCTGAAAGATGCGCAGGGCGATTCGCACTGGCAGCCAACTGCCGATCCTTCGAAATGGCCATCGTTTAATATTTACGCGGCATCGCCATGGAACTATGGTTTGCTGATAGATGAGCAACACCCCGAAAAATCATTAGAAGTTGTTCACCGTGCATGGCCGAAGGATAATAATCCGTTCACCAATGCTACCGCACCTATCGAACTAAAAGCTAAAGGCAAACAGCTCCCTGGCTGGAAAGTTGATGAAACCGGACTATGCGGCGTGCTGCCACAAAGCCCGGTAAAAACCGAAGAGCCAGCTAAAGAGCTAACATTAGTGCCAATGGGCGGTGCGAGGTTAAGGATCTCGGCTTTCCCGGTTGCTGAATAA
- a CDS encoding sialidase family protein, with product MRQVFIWLMGVFAPVMVPGRHDAVKDIVPAKTIVWDQSTLKQVSEKGGNYARMVQLKDKSLLCVYESREGSVSTKSSDGGKTWSKPIIIAASGNGVNMAVPDVLELKDGSILASYNPRPHKVNGAWDEAKHFGICTKKSYDGGKTWKDERLIYEAASSFDDGCWEPSQIQLPSGEIQLFFSNEGIYTKSNEQNISILRSKDNGLTWTKQPQIVSFRPGHRDGMPIAILLKGKNEIAFSIEDNAGTTFKPSIIRNSITQNWQKTVGADDTERSYALTPRLPDTVYAGAPFLRQLHSGETILSYQSTLNRNHNWEQARMQVAVGNGEARDFVTVPDPFAVPLDKQGLWNSICVLNDDTIIALTSTNAYGGNTAIWMIKGRLVKK from the coding sequence ATGCGGCAGGTATTCATTTGGTTAATGGGTGTGTTTGCCCCGGTGATGGTTCCGGGGCGACACGATGCCGTTAAGGATATCGTGCCAGCCAAAACCATAGTTTGGGATCAATCCACCTTAAAACAGGTGAGCGAAAAAGGCGGCAATTATGCCCGCATGGTTCAGTTAAAAGATAAAAGCCTGCTCTGTGTTTACGAAAGCCGGGAAGGCTCGGTGAGTACCAAAAGTAGCGATGGCGGCAAAACCTGGAGCAAACCCATTATAATTGCCGCATCGGGCAATGGCGTTAACATGGCCGTGCCGGATGTATTGGAGCTTAAAGATGGTTCGATACTGGCATCTTACAATCCTCGTCCGCATAAGGTTAACGGCGCATGGGATGAAGCCAAACACTTCGGCATCTGCACAAAAAAAAGCTACGACGGCGGTAAAACATGGAAAGATGAAAGGCTGATTTATGAGGCCGCCAGCAGTTTTGATGATGGTTGCTGGGAGCCTTCACAAATTCAATTGCCATCGGGCGAGATCCAGTTGTTCTTCTCTAACGAGGGTATCTACACCAAATCAAATGAACAAAATATTTCCATACTCAGATCGAAGGATAACGGCCTTACCTGGACTAAGCAGCCGCAGATCGTTTCCTTCAGGCCGGGACATCGGGATGGAATGCCGATAGCTATCCTCCTGAAAGGTAAAAACGAGATCGCGTTTTCCATCGAGGATAATGCAGGCACTACTTTTAAGCCATCTATCATCCGTAACAGCATCACCCAAAACTGGCAAAAAACAGTTGGGGCCGATGATACTGAACGGAGTTATGCCCTTACCCCGAGACTGCCGGATACCGTTTATGCAGGCGCACCGTTTTTAAGGCAACTGCATAGCGGCGAAACTATACTATCATACCAAAGCACATTAAACCGTAATCATAACTGGGAGCAAGCCCGCATGCAGGTAGCGGTAGGTAATGGCGAAGCACGCGATTTTGTGACGGTGCCCGATCCGTTTGCTGTTCCGTTGGATAAGCAGGGGCTTTGGAACTCGATATGTGTGTTGAATGATGATACGATCATTGCGCTTACGTCAACCAATGCGTATGGTGGGAATACGGCTATTTGGATGATTAAGGGAAGGTTGGTGAAGAAATAA
- a CDS encoding cellulase family glycosylhydrolase — MQTKLKVLALALAMPLGMRVMAQQKAPAAAQVWSEQKAKNWYAQQQWLVGADFIPSTAINQLEMWQADTFDPKTIDKELGYAQGIGMNVMRVFLHHLAWEQDPEGFKKRMDQYLTISSKHGVKTMFVFFDDCWNKVPKIGKQPEPKPGIHNSGWMQDPGQPASDNAANSPVLEKYVKDVLKRFANDKRVLLWDLYNEPGNSDKGNRSLPLLKSVFKWARQVNPSQPISAGVWRWDLEELNKFQIANSDIVTYHDYTPENEHLKTVQFLKMNGRPLICTEYMARPRNSLFSTVLPMLKKENVGAINWGFVSGKTNTIYAWDTPIPDGSEPKVWFHDIFRKDGTAYIPEETNLIKKLTGR; from the coding sequence ATGCAAACAAAACTAAAAGTATTGGCCCTGGCTTTAGCGATGCCGTTGGGGATGAGGGTAATGGCGCAGCAGAAAGCCCCGGCAGCAGCGCAGGTATGGTCTGAGCAGAAAGCAAAAAATTGGTATGCCCAGCAGCAATGGCTGGTAGGTGCTGATTTTATACCGAGCACCGCCATTAACCAGTTAGAAATGTGGCAGGCCGATACCTTCGATCCTAAAACTATCGATAAAGAATTAGGCTATGCGCAGGGAATAGGCATGAATGTAATGCGTGTGTTTTTGCACCACTTAGCCTGGGAGCAGGACCCTGAAGGTTTCAAAAAACGCATGGATCAATACCTGACCATCTCGAGCAAGCACGGCGTAAAAACCATGTTTGTGTTTTTTGACGATTGCTGGAACAAAGTACCTAAAATTGGCAAACAGCCTGAGCCAAAACCGGGTATCCACAATTCGGGTTGGATGCAGGATCCTGGTCAGCCGGCTTCTGATAATGCGGCTAACTCGCCGGTGCTTGAAAAATATGTGAAAGATGTATTGAAACGTTTTGCTAATGATAAACGCGTTTTACTTTGGGATTTGTATAACGAGCCGGGCAACTCGGATAAAGGCAACCGCTCGTTACCGTTGCTGAAAAGCGTGTTTAAATGGGCAAGGCAGGTAAATCCAAGTCAGCCGATAAGCGCGGGTGTTTGGCGCTGGGATCTGGAAGAGTTGAATAAATTCCAGATAGCTAATTCGGATATCGTTACCTATCATGATTACACTCCCGAAAACGAGCACCTGAAAACCGTGCAGTTCCTGAAAATGAATGGCCGACCGCTGATCTGTACGGAATATATGGCGCGTCCGCGTAACAGCCTGTTCAGCACCGTGTTGCCAATGCTTAAAAAAGAGAATGTAGGCGCTATAAACTGGGGCTTTGTAAGCGGTAAAACCAATACCATCTACGCCTGGGATACCCCGATACCGGACGGCAGCGAGCCTAAAGTGTGGTTCCATGATATTTTCCGCAAGGACGGAACCGCTTATATCCCTGAAGAAACGAATTTGATCAAAAAGCTTACCGGGAGGTAG
- a CDS encoding glycoside hydrolase family 43 protein: MKILLPYLMLGFLSTLSACSSHAQQAKPVKTTPTYTGLIHVVLDRDFPDPTVIRYNGKYYAYATQSPGADGRMMNIQVAWSTDHEHWVHAGDALPQKPTWASNTQNFWAPDVFFDAKLNKFVMFYSADPNELTGKWMGIAYADNPLGPFTDRGTPFMKGPSFHCIDPKAFVDPKTGKHFLYWGSDFQPLRVQEMKDDWSDFKEGSQAVVAVEARKDQNYSNLIEGSWLDYDNGTYYLYYSGDNCCGDNSNYAVMIAKATSPEGPFTRLGEADKTLNSAILIKDATYTAPGHNSIFTDEKGNRFIAYHAIEIAHKQKGRVMCISPIKYQNGWPVVTK, encoded by the coding sequence ATGAAAATATTACTCCCCTACCTGATGCTGGGTTTCCTCAGCACGCTTAGCGCCTGCAGCAGCCATGCCCAACAAGCCAAACCTGTTAAAACAACGCCAACCTACACTGGTCTCATCCATGTTGTGCTTGACCGAGATTTTCCCGATCCAACGGTGATTCGCTATAATGGTAAATACTACGCCTACGCCACCCAATCGCCGGGGGCAGATGGGAGGATGATGAATATCCAGGTAGCCTGGTCAACTGATCATGAGCATTGGGTACACGCGGGTGATGCCTTGCCGCAGAAACCGACCTGGGCATCAAATACTCAAAACTTTTGGGCGCCGGATGTTTTCTTTGATGCCAAACTGAACAAATTTGTGATGTTCTACTCTGCCGATCCTAATGAGCTTACCGGGAAATGGATGGGTATTGCCTATGCCGATAATCCGCTTGGTCCGTTTACCGATAGGGGAACTCCTTTTATGAAAGGCCCAAGCTTTCATTGCATCGATCCAAAAGCTTTTGTCGATCCTAAAACAGGTAAGCATTTCCTGTATTGGGGATCAGACTTTCAACCTTTGAGGGTGCAGGAGATGAAAGATGACTGGTCGGATTTTAAAGAAGGTTCGCAGGCGGTGGTAGCTGTTGAGGCCAGAAAAGACCAGAACTATAGTAACCTGATTGAAGGTTCGTGGCTGGATTATGATAACGGCACTTATTACCTTTATTATTCGGGTGATAACTGCTGTGGTGACAACTCCAATTACGCGGTAATGATAGCCAAAGCAACCAGCCCGGAAGGGCCGTTCACTCGTTTGGGCGAGGCAGACAAAACTTTGAACAGCGCTATTTTGATCAAGGATGCAACTTATACCGCCCCTGGTCATAACTCCATCTTTACAGATGAAAAAGGGAACAGGTTTATAGCTTACCATGCTATTGAAATTGCCCATAAGCAAAAGGGCAGGGTAATGTGCATCAGTCCGATAAAATATCAAAACGGCTGGCCGGTAGTAACTAAATAA
- a CDS encoding autorepressor SdpR family transcription factor, with protein sequence MNALFKALNDPTRREILELLKDKDMTAGDIADQFSISKPSISHHLDLLRQAGLVVSVKEGQFIYYSINTTVMDEMLKWIMQFKSSQKNK encoded by the coding sequence TTGAACGCACTATTTAAAGCCCTTAACGACCCAACCCGCCGCGAAATACTCGAGCTGTTAAAAGATAAAGACATGACGGCCGGCGACATAGCCGACCAGTTCTCCATCTCCAAACCAAGCATCTCGCACCACCTCGATCTGTTACGGCAGGCCGGTTTAGTTGTTTCGGTAAAAGAGGGGCAGTTTATCTATTACTCTATCAATACCACCGTAATGGACGAAATGCTGAAATGGATTATGCAATTTAAATCATCACAAAAAAATAAATAA
- a CDS encoding SdpI family protein codes for MKKFTWIDAAALIIWLLPVAYIAYIYSSLPVSVPVHFGANGQPDRYGSRGEFIGGEAILMGTSALVYLLMKFLPAIDPKKYVKYGEATFQKLAFGMVAFFAALGIAIAFATLNHAFKIDKLILPIVGLLFAFIGNMMHSIKPNYFAGIRTPWTLEDDDTWRATHRLAGKLWFTAGISLTALVLFLPAKASTVVFLVGVGVMVFIPVVYSYTYFKKHRPR; via the coding sequence ATGAAAAAGTTTACCTGGATCGATGCCGCCGCTTTGATCATCTGGCTATTGCCGGTTGCCTATATCGCTTATATTTATTCATCGTTGCCGGTTTCGGTACCGGTACATTTTGGTGCGAATGGACAGCCCGACCGTTATGGCAGCAGGGGAGAATTTATTGGAGGAGAAGCGATTTTGATGGGTACATCGGCACTGGTGTACCTGTTAATGAAGTTCCTGCCCGCTATCGACCCTAAAAAATATGTAAAATATGGTGAGGCCACCTTTCAGAAACTGGCTTTTGGTATGGTTGCTTTTTTTGCGGCATTGGGTATTGCCATAGCATTTGCTACGCTAAACCACGCCTTTAAGATTGATAAACTGATATTGCCAATTGTTGGGTTGTTGTTTGCTTTTATCGGCAACATGATGCACAGCATCAAGCCAAACTATTTCGCAGGCATTCGCACACCATGGACTTTGGAAGACGATGATACCTGGCGCGCAACCCATCGCCTTGCAGGTAAACTGTGGTTTACGGCAGGTATTTCGCTTACGGCGTTGGTATTGTTTCTGCCGGCCAAGGCAAGTACCGTGGTGTTTTTGGTAGGTGTTGGTGTTATGGTGTTCATCCCGGTTGTTTACTCGTACACTTATTTTAAAAAGCATAGGCCGCGCTAA
- a CDS encoding phytanoyl-CoA dioxygenase family protein: MAASYQKFTLGSTITPEQQAFFNQHGYIHFKNFIKPETVNDIIKASKQVEQKWIDEKTEKVNGVPIKYGKDLDGSPIVQRFAFINKHSSTLDEFSKDPRFQILLNLVGEGARLGTEEKDGMVFNHYVNGPNSSFTKMGWHTDGLRDIFQGQKLNPMLNVGIHLSTLKPENGGLRILPGTHKQNLYQLLFRKKYFLDHDTDENEIAITPTAGDLTIHDGRLWHRVAQSSVIGEESRRRVIYIPIIAGKYEPKHADSPTAFYQRFAGIVK; the protein is encoded by the coding sequence ATGGCAGCGTCATATCAAAAATTCACCTTAGGCTCAACTATTACGCCCGAACAGCAAGCTTTTTTCAACCAGCACGGTTATATCCACTTTAAAAATTTCATCAAGCCCGAAACGGTAAACGATATCATCAAAGCCTCCAAACAGGTTGAACAGAAATGGATTGACGAGAAAACCGAAAAAGTGAACGGCGTGCCCATTAAATACGGCAAAGACCTCGATGGTTCACCTATAGTACAACGTTTCGCATTCATTAATAAACATAGCAGCACGTTGGATGAATTTTCAAAAGATCCGCGTTTCCAGATCCTGTTAAACCTTGTTGGTGAAGGCGCACGCTTAGGCACCGAAGAGAAAGACGGCATGGTTTTTAACCACTATGTAAACGGCCCCAACAGCAGTTTTACTAAGATGGGCTGGCACACCGACGGCCTGCGCGACATTTTCCAGGGGCAAAAACTAAACCCGATGCTGAATGTGGGCATCCACCTAAGTACTTTGAAGCCCGAAAACGGCGGTTTGCGCATTTTGCCAGGCACGCATAAGCAAAACCTTTACCAGCTGCTTTTCCGTAAAAAGTATTTCCTGGATCACGATACCGATGAAAATGAGATTGCTATTACCCCCACCGCGGGCGACCTTACCATTCATGATGGCCGCCTGTGGCACCGCGTGGCCCAATCATCGGTAATTGGTGAAGAAAGCCGCCGCAGGGTAATCTACATTCCCATCATCGCCGGTAAATATGAGCCTAAGCATGCCGATAGTCCAACGGCTTTTTATCAACGCTTTGCAGGTATAGTAAAATAA
- a CDS encoding SDR family NAD(P)-dependent oxidoreductase, with protein sequence MAIRMDGYALITGAGKGIGRSIALQLAQKGHNLLLVSRSESDLKSLATQLITDHEIKIEYLAIDLSVNGAALKIFNWVASLTVPISILINNAGHGLWGDFEALPLDGQTNMMQVNMNALVELSHLFIPLLKQQKQAHLLNIASTAAYQSVPVLAVYSATKAFVLSFSRALRYELKDSPIAVSCLSPGPTDTGFAKRAGMEALAELAEKFNMQADDVARIGLKGMFNKKAEIVPGLLNRLSVFGVRHIPKSFSERIAANLYKH encoded by the coding sequence ATGGCTATACGGATGGATGGATACGCTTTAATAACCGGGGCAGGCAAAGGCATTGGCCGGTCCATCGCTTTACAATTGGCGCAAAAAGGCCATAACTTGTTATTGGTTTCCCGCTCGGAAAGCGACCTGAAAAGCCTGGCCACTCAACTCATAACCGATCATGAAATTAAGATTGAGTATCTCGCCATCGATCTTTCCGTTAATGGTGCAGCATTAAAAATATTCAATTGGGTTGCCTCGCTCACCGTTCCGATATCGATATTAATCAATAACGCGGGGCACGGCCTGTGGGGCGATTTTGAAGCCCTGCCCCTTGATGGCCAAACCAACATGATGCAGGTAAACATGAATGCCCTTGTTGAACTTTCGCATTTGTTTATCCCGTTGTTAAAACAACAAAAGCAGGCGCATCTACTCAATATAGCAAGTACCGCAGCTTACCAGTCGGTGCCTGTACTGGCGGTGTATTCGGCAACCAAAGCTTTTGTATTATCATTTAGCAGGGCATTGAGGTATGAGTTAAAAGATAGCCCGATAGCAGTAAGCTGCCTTAGCCCCGGCCCTACCGATACCGGGTTTGCCAAACGCGCCGGGATGGAAGCCCTTGCTGAGCTGGCCGAAAAATTTAATATGCAGGCAGATGATGTTGCCCGCATAGGTCTGAAGGGGATGTTCAACAAAAAAGCGGAAATAGTACCGGGATTATTGAACAGGCTTTCGGTATTCGGGGTGAGGCACATCCCCAAAAGCTTTAGCGAACGCATTGCTGCTAATCTTTACAAGCACTAA
- a CDS encoding DUF5995 family protein yields the protein MQATSIDEVITALQTIIDDSKKRDSRLGYFAVLYYKVTASVRDGIRNGQFQDGPRMEKLDVIFANRYLEAYTLWQQGAEPSACWKFAFETAKRSSPLILQHLLLGMNAHINLDLGVAAVEVSGDKPMQDLHNDFNMINTIISSLTYQVLSEIDRSSPLLSLLGLHAGNSNSVLIQFSIDNARDGAWCFAEELYAKTIADRPTEIKARDQNVLAIGKSLINQTGFLRFTVWLIHLFEWKNPAKVIELLQEDQKKYFSVDDKMEVKAG from the coding sequence ATGCAGGCAACAAGCATTGATGAAGTGATAACCGCTTTGCAAACTATTATTGATGATAGCAAAAAACGCGATAGCCGCCTCGGTTACTTCGCGGTTTTGTACTATAAGGTGACCGCCAGCGTACGCGACGGCATCAGGAACGGGCAGTTTCAGGATGGCCCACGGATGGAAAAACTGGATGTTATTTTCGCTAACCGCTACCTGGAAGCTTATACTTTGTGGCAGCAGGGTGCCGAACCTTCGGCCTGTTGGAAATTCGCGTTTGAAACAGCAAAACGCTCCTCACCTTTAATTTTACAGCATTTGTTATTGGGGATGAATGCCCACATCAACCTGGATCTTGGCGTAGCGGCCGTTGAAGTATCAGGAGATAAGCCCATGCAGGATCTGCATAATGATTTCAATATGATCAATACCATCATATCCTCATTAACCTACCAGGTGCTAAGCGAAATTGACAGGTCGTCACCCCTACTCTCCCTGCTTGGCCTGCACGCGGGTAACAGCAATTCGGTACTCATCCAATTCAGTATCGATAATGCCCGCGACGGTGCCTGGTGTTTTGCCGAAGAACTATACGCCAAGACAATAGCCGACAGACCAACCGAGATCAAAGCCCGCGACCAAAATGTTTTGGCCATAGGCAAAAGCCTCATTAACCAAACCGGCTTTTTAAGATTTACGGTTTGGCTCATCCATCTTTTTGAATGGAAAAACCCAGCTAAGGTGATTGAATTACTACAGGAAGATCAGAAGAAATATTTTAGTGTGGATGATAAAATGGAGGTGAAGGCGGGGTAG